From Bacillota bacterium LX-D:
CGGCCCCCATGGAATTTTAGTTCAGAAGGCAGATTAAAGGCATATTCCACCAATCTGTAGTCTGCAAAAGGAACCCTTACTTCTAAGCTATTGGCCATGCTCATTCGGTCTTTGCGATTTAATAGGGTTATCATAAACCATTTTAAATTGAGATAAAACAATTTTTTCATTTGCTGCTCCTGAGGGCTGTCGCTGGGGAGTACAGGCACCTGGGCTAATGTTTTGGCATATTGTTCTTGTACGCAGCCTTCTAAGTCAATCTTTTGTAAACTTTTATGCAATAATTGTTTACGTTCATTAATTGATTTGGACCAAGGAAATGTGTTGCAGTTTAAGTCCTCTGACCGCCGGTACCAGGGGTAGCCTCCAAATATTTCGTCAGCGCATTCTCCGGAAACGCTAACAGTGTTTTTTTTCCGTATTTCCCGACAAAAGAGGTATAGAGAAGAATCTATATCCGCCATGCCAGGGAGATCATGGGCCCGGACTGCTGCTTCTAAAGCAGCAGCTACGTCATAATTATTTAAGACTACAGACTGGTGGTTGCTGCCGATACTACGGGCCATGACCCAAGCCCATTCTGCATCGGAAGTTGGCTCAAATTCATTGGGCTGGTAGTAAGCCTGGTTGTCTTCATATTCTAGGGAGTAAGTTGATAATACTTTCCCTTGTTCTTTAAATTTTGCGGCGGCTACTGCTGAAATTGCGCTGGAATCTAAACCTCCTGATAAAAATGTACAAAGAGGAACATCAGAAACAAGCTGCCTTTCGATGGCATCAACTAAAAGATAGCGAATATGTTCTGCTGTAGTACCTAAATCTTCCTTATGTTCGTAGCAGTTCAGCTGCCAATATTGATGCAGCTGCAGCCCGTGGGAATTATAGACAGCCCAGTAAGCCGGCGGTATTTCTCGGATATTGGCAAAAATTCCGCTGCCTAAAGACCTTGCTGGCCCCAGGGACAATAATTCAGTTAATCCTTCTTCAGTGATCACTGTTTTAACCTGAGGATGTGCCAGCAATGCTTTAATTTCCGAGCCGAAAATTAGGGAATTAGCCGTTGTAGTATAAAACAGCGGCTTAACGCCTAAAGGATCTCTAGCCATAAATAAACTTTCCTCAGTTTCATTCCAAATGGCGAAGGCAAAAATACCGTTCAGATATTTTAAACATTCTTCTCCCCAATAAATATAAGAGAGGAGCAGCACTTC
This genomic window contains:
- the asnB gene encoding asparagine synthase (glutamine-hydrolyzing), with product MCGIAGWINLKENISTECAVINKMADTLNKRGPDQSGSYYSEHAVFGHKRLVVIDPQGGSQPMVRTFNGKKYVIVYNGELYNTEELRKELLQKGFRFQAYSDTEVLLLSYIYWGEECLKYLNGIFAFAIWNETEESLFMARDPLGVKPLFYTTTANSLIFGSEIKALLAHPQVKTVITEEGLTELLSLGPARSLGSGIFANIREIPPAYWAVYNSHGLQLHQYWQLNCYEHKEDLGTTAEHIRYLLVDAIERQLVSDVPLCTFLSGGLDSSAISAVAAAKFKEQGKVLSTYSLEYEDNQAYYQPNEFEPTSDAEWAWVMARSIGSNHQSVVLNNYDVAAALEAAVRAHDLPGMADIDSSLYLFCREIRKKNTVSVSGECADEIFGGYPWYRRSEDLNCNTFPWSKSINERKQLLHKSLQKIDLEGCVQEQYAKTLAQVPVLPSDSPQEQQMKKLFYLNLKWFMITLLNRKDRMSMANSLEVRVPFADYRLVEYAFNLPSELKFHGGREKGLLRLALQGILPPEIITRKKSPYPKTHHPKYTEAVQKRLLQILANPSSPILELIDKEYVTKLAETGGAVYSKPWYGQLMRGPQLLAYLIQLNFWLEEYNVTIKLT